A stretch of Tripterygium wilfordii isolate XIE 37 chromosome 11, ASM1340144v1, whole genome shotgun sequence DNA encodes these proteins:
- the LOC120009527 gene encoding uncharacterized protein LOC120009527 isoform X1 gives MNKKSSCCAICDNSNRPSICAICVNYRLNEYNTLLKSLKSRREHLYSRLNEVLEVKRKADEQLRWRVLQNEKLASLREKLQHSREQLKQEKIKVQKKSSDLKVKYEVLGSARSMLEKNKVEQLEKFYPNLICTQSLGYMAITSERLHKQSLVLKQICKLFPQRRVTIDGDRKDGSTGRYDQICNARLPIAIDPHSVPSEELGASLGYMVQLLNLLVQNLAAPALHNSGFAGSCSRIWQRDSYWNAQPSSRSNEYPLFIPRQNYCSTRAENSWTDRGSSNFGVDSMESEKRPHLDSSITFKYSTASPHSVETHKDLQKGISLLKKSVACITAYCYNSLSLDVPSEASIFEAFTRLLATLSSSKEIRSVLSLKMACSRSCKQAQLLNKSIWNVNSTISSSSLLESAHTIPLTKNICDNNITSAASFHYYATETSDSGKNESLIDEWDMVEHPTFPPPPSHTEDVEHWTRAMFIDATKK, from the exons ATGAACAAGAAATCCAGTTGCTGCGCAATTTGCGATAACTCGAATCGCCCTTCAATTTGCGCTATTTGTGTCAACTACAG ATTGAATGAGTACAACACGTTGTTGAAATCATTGAAGAGTCGTCGGGAGCACTTGTATTCAAGATTGAATGAAGTGCTTGAAGTCAAG CGAAAGGCAGATGAGCAGCTCAGGTGGAGAGTGCTTCAAAATGAgaagcttgctagtttaaggGAGAAACTTCAGCATAGTAGAGAGCAACTCAAGCAAG AGAAGATAAAAGTTCAGAAGAAGTCTTCTGATTTAAAGGTCAAATATGAGGTTCTCGGATCAGCTCGTAGTATG ttggaaaaaaataaagttgaaCAACTGGAGAAGTTCTATCCTAACCTTATTTGCACTCAGAGTTTAGGATAT ATGGCAATAACGTCTGAACGGCTTCATAAACAGTCATTGGTCCTAAAGCAGATATGCAAATTATTCCCCCAACGTCGG GTGACTATAGACGGTGACAGAAAAGATGGCTCGACTGGTCGGTATGATCAAATTTGCAATGCACGCTTACCAATAGCGATTGACCCGCACTCTGTTCCATCTGAGGAGCTTGGTGCCTCTTTGGG ATACATGGTCCAACTTCTGAATCTTCTTGTCCAAAACTTGGCTGCTCCGGCGCTTCACAATTCAGGTTTTGCG GGTTCGTGTTCACGAATATGGCAACGAGATTCTTATTGGAATGCACAACCATCTTCTAGAAG CAATGAATATCCTCTTTTTATACCACGCCAAAATTATTGCTCCACTCGTGCTGAAAATTCATGGACTGATAGAGGCTCAAGTAACTTTGGTGTTGATTCAATGGAGTCTGAGAAAAGACCTCACCTAGACTCTTCTATTACCTTTAAATATTCTACAGCCTCTCCTCATTCTGTTGAAACACACAAAGACTTGCAGAAAGGTATTTCCTTGCTCAAGAAAAGTGTGGCGTGCATAACGGCTTACTGTTACAACTCTCTATCTTTAGACGTTCCTTCGGAGGCATCTATTTTTGAAGCCTTTACAAGATTATTGGCGACATTATCTTCGTCTAAGGAAATTCGATCTGTTCTTTCCTTGAAAATGGCATGTTCAAG GTCATGTAAGCAAGCTCAACTTTTGAACAAATCTATTTGGAATGTGAATTCAACTATTTCATCCAGCTCTTTATTAGAGAGTGCCCATACCATACCTTTAACG AAAAATATTTGTGACAACAACATAACTTCAGCTGCCAGTTTTCACTATTATGCAACGGAGACGTCTGATTCTGGAAAGAATGAAAGCCTAATTGATGAATGGGATATGGTGGAGCATCCCACTTTTCCTCCTCCACCATCACATACCGAGGATGTTGAGCATTGGACTCGAGCCATGTTCATTGATGCTACCAAGAAATGA
- the LOC120009527 gene encoding uncharacterized protein LOC120009527 isoform X2, whose amino-acid sequence MNKKSSCCAICDNSNRPSICAICVNYRLNEYNTLLKSLKSRREHLYSRLNEVLEVKRKADEQLRWRVLQNEKLASLREKLQHSREQLKQEKIKVQKKSSDLKVKYEVLGSARSMLEKNKVEQLEKFYPNLICTQSLGYMAITSERLHKQSLVLKQICKLFPQRRVTIDGDRKDGSTGRYDQICNARLPIAIDPHSVPSEELGASLGYMVQLLNLLVQNLAAPALHNSGFAGSCSRIWQRDSYWNAQPSSRSNEYPLFIPRQNYCSTRAENSWTDRGSSNFGVDSMESEKRPHLDSSITFKYSTASPHSVETHKDLQKGISLLKKSVACITAYCYNSLSLDVPSEASIFEAFTRLLATLSSSKEIRSVLSLKMACSRS is encoded by the exons ATGAACAAGAAATCCAGTTGCTGCGCAATTTGCGATAACTCGAATCGCCCTTCAATTTGCGCTATTTGTGTCAACTACAG ATTGAATGAGTACAACACGTTGTTGAAATCATTGAAGAGTCGTCGGGAGCACTTGTATTCAAGATTGAATGAAGTGCTTGAAGTCAAG CGAAAGGCAGATGAGCAGCTCAGGTGGAGAGTGCTTCAAAATGAgaagcttgctagtttaaggGAGAAACTTCAGCATAGTAGAGAGCAACTCAAGCAAG AGAAGATAAAAGTTCAGAAGAAGTCTTCTGATTTAAAGGTCAAATATGAGGTTCTCGGATCAGCTCGTAGTATG ttggaaaaaaataaagttgaaCAACTGGAGAAGTTCTATCCTAACCTTATTTGCACTCAGAGTTTAGGATAT ATGGCAATAACGTCTGAACGGCTTCATAAACAGTCATTGGTCCTAAAGCAGATATGCAAATTATTCCCCCAACGTCGG GTGACTATAGACGGTGACAGAAAAGATGGCTCGACTGGTCGGTATGATCAAATTTGCAATGCACGCTTACCAATAGCGATTGACCCGCACTCTGTTCCATCTGAGGAGCTTGGTGCCTCTTTGGG ATACATGGTCCAACTTCTGAATCTTCTTGTCCAAAACTTGGCTGCTCCGGCGCTTCACAATTCAGGTTTTGCG GGTTCGTGTTCACGAATATGGCAACGAGATTCTTATTGGAATGCACAACCATCTTCTAGAAG CAATGAATATCCTCTTTTTATACCACGCCAAAATTATTGCTCCACTCGTGCTGAAAATTCATGGACTGATAGAGGCTCAAGTAACTTTGGTGTTGATTCAATGGAGTCTGAGAAAAGACCTCACCTAGACTCTTCTATTACCTTTAAATATTCTACAGCCTCTCCTCATTCTGTTGAAACACACAAAGACTTGCAGAAAGGTATTTCCTTGCTCAAGAAAAGTGTGGCGTGCATAACGGCTTACTGTTACAACTCTCTATCTTTAGACGTTCCTTCGGAGGCATCTATTTTTGAAGCCTTTACAAGATTATTGGCGACATTATCTTCGTCTAAGGAAATTCGATCTGTTCTTTCCTTGAAAATGGCATGTTCAAG GTCAT AA
- the LOC120009528 gene encoding uncharacterized protein At4g37920-like yields MELACASSCSLSVKAACSTSTRADARPYLSFLTNSARVSDSLPKIAGFRLQVKPVRQLSLSPATVVGDRTAAPNDCSGEQLSFPDSSGATNLCEGPKGNDEDKNEQDGVEGVDDPTITRICDKLIGVFMVDKPTPTDWRRLLAFSKEWDDLRPHFYKRCQDTADNEDDPGKKHNLLRLGRKLKEVDEDVQRHNELLEVIKGAPLEMNEVVAKRRKDFTKEFFLHLHTVTESYYENPTEQNALAKLGNMCLASVEAYDTANENIQALNAAELKFQDILNSPSLDAACKKIDNLAEKNQLDSALALMITKAWSAAKETNVTKDEVKDILYHLYMTTRTNLQKQMPKEIRIIKHLLTLEDPEERLHSLKDAFTPGEELEREVIDCLYTTPENLHTMIKVVVDAYNFSQGGLLREARDLMNPEIIRKLEELKKVVEDHFM; encoded by the exons ATGGAGCTGGCCTGTGCGAGCTCTTGTTCTCTCTCAGTTAAAGCTGCTTGTTCTACCTCCACCCGAGCTGATGCTCGGCCTTATCTGTCTTTCCTTACAAATTCAGCTCGAGTTTCTGATTCCCTTCCCAAAATCGCAG GATTTCGATTGCAGGTCAAACCAGTCAGGCAACTGAGTTTGTCTCCTGCGACTGTTGTTGGGGACAGAACAGCTGCACCGAATGACTGCAGTGGGGAGCAGTTATCATTTCCTGATTCATCTGGTGCCACAAATCTTTGTGAAGGACCAAAGGGAAATGATGAGGACAAGAATGAACAAGATGGTGTTGAGGGGGTGGATGATCCTACAATTACTCGAATTTGTGACAAGCTAATTGGGGTTTTTATGGTTGACAAGCCCACTCCGACTGACTGGAGAAGGTTACTTGCTTTTAGCAAGGAATGGGACGATCTCCGGCCACATTTCTATAAGCGGTGCCAGGACACAGCAGATAATGAAGATGATCCTGGGAAGAAGCATAATCTTCTACGGCTTGGAAGAAAACTTAAAGAG GTTGATGAAGATGTTCAAAGACACAATGAACTCCTGGAAGTAATCAAAGGGGCACCATTAGAAATGAATGAAGTTGTTGCCAAGCGCCGTAAAGACTTTACAAAAGAATTTTTCTTGCATCTTCACACTGTAACTGAATCCTACTACGAAAATCCAACAGAGCAAAATG CTTTGGCAAAACTTGGGAATATGTGCTTGGCTTCCGTAGAAGCATATGATACTGCAAATGAAAACATTCAAGCTCTGAATGCGGCAGAGTTGAAGTTCCAAGACATCCTCAATTCTCCTTCTTTAGATGCTGCTTGCAAGAAGATAGACAATTTGGCAGAGAAAAATCAGCTTGATTCAGCACTAGCACTAATGATCACAAAAGCTTGGTCAGCTGCCAAGGAGACAAACGTGACAAAAGACGAG GTGAAGGACATTCTGTATCATCTGTACATGACTACAAGAACTAACCTTCAGAAACAAATGCCAAAAGAGATTAGGATAATTAAGCATCTCCTGACTCTTGAAGATCCTGAGGAGCGATTACATTCGCTAAAGGATGCATTCACCCCTGGAGAAGAACTTGAAAGGGAAGTCATTGACTGCCTTTACAC TACACCTGAGAATCTCCACACTATGATAAAAGTCGTGGTCGATGCATACAATTTCAGCCAGGGAGGCCTCTTAAGGGAAGCCAGGGACTTGATGAATCCTGAGATCATTAGAAAACTGGAGGAACTGAAGAAGGTTGTGGAAGACCATTTCATGTGA
- the LOC120008659 gene encoding ABSCISIC ACID-INSENSITIVE 5-like protein 3 gives MDHRTDGAQGPQFLALARKGSMCNLAFDDVQSQLGNIGTPLNTMNFDELLRNVVSVEESKMGQNQNRSSSSSSSFSTSLFPGDNVLSKKNASVPQGETTVLEDFLARAGVSNPQPAMVNDPIVMASEQADWLQFQMGGVQQEQSHIIMRDFESHVSDSICGDPVDGYSENNQFGMTMPVPGMSAVSPESQAEKKCRYPDEVKEKSVERRQRRMIKNRESAARSRERKQAYTSHLEHEVLHLRKTNSKLKNQKEAEMPLASPAIPAVVILKESHTNHSHSFMRLYMKKGKLFSFWRYFMVDSLLQVKEEVFPYKQQKKKIFSK, from the exons ATGGATCATAGAACTGATGGAGCTCAAGGGCCTCAGTTTCTGGCTCTGGCTCGAAAAGGGTCGatgtgcaatcttgcctttgATGATGTCCAATCCCAATTGGGGAACATTGGGACGCCATTGAATACTATGAATTTTGATGAATTACTGAGAAATGTGGTTTCTGTTGAAGAATCTAAGATGGGTCAGAATCAAAACAGGTCATCTTCCTCTTCATCGTCTTTTTCCACTTCATTATTTCCCGGAGACAACGTTTTGAGCAAAAAAAATGCTTCAGTTCCACAAGGAGAGACAACAGTACTGGAGGATTTTCTAGCGCGCGCCGGCGTTAGTAATCCGCAGCCGGCGATGGTAAATGATCCGATTGTGATGGCGTCGGAGCAGGCAGACTGGTTGCAATTTCAAATGGGTGGTGTTCAGCAAGAGCAGAGTCACATCATAATGAGGGATTTTGAATCTCATGTTTCTGATTCAATCTGTGGAGACCCAGTTGATGGGTACTCGGAGAATAATCAATTTGGAATGACAATGCCAGTGCCAGGAATGTCAGCAGTATCACCGGAATCTCAGGCGGAAAAGAAATGTCGATATCCGGACGAAGTGAAGGAGAAGAGTGTTGAGAGGAGGCAGAGGAGGATGATCAAGAACAGAGAGTCTGCAGCAAGGTCCAGGGAAAGGAAACAG GCTTACACCAGTCATTTGGAGCATGAAGTGCTTCACTTGAGGAAAACAAACAGCAAGCTCAAAAACCAAAAG GAGGCAGAGATGCCATTAGCCTCCCCTGCTATTCCT GCTGTTGTTATTTTAAAAGAAAGCCACACTAACCATAGCCACTCGTTTATGAGATTATATATGAAAAAGGgaaaattattttccttttggaGATACTTCATGGTTGATTCCCTCTTACAAGTGAAAGAGGAGGTGTTCCCTTACAAGcagcagaaaaagaaaatattttcgaAATAA